A stretch of Cicer arietinum cultivar CDC Frontier isolate Library 1 chromosome 5, Cicar.CDCFrontier_v2.0, whole genome shotgun sequence DNA encodes these proteins:
- the LOC101514274 gene encoding NDR1/HIN1-like protein 13 — protein MEERASLPPPPPPQGYSDNDDNSKPKLPDIGPGTYVVQVPKDQIYRVPPPENARIAELHRSSPAKETNRSHCWCFVFIIIFLVVVIIIGGLLGGLFSIVLTPKDPRFSIQHFLLHSKPHPQYKITLEVHNPNSNVGILYKEGGDVSLSLKRQKIASSAYPTFSQDRHNSTEFEITLKSSTSKLPKEVEESMTNDKKRVHVTFSLSIHVQAKMKLGLLHSGSMKYDVSCQVKVDTLAQSTHVVSQQCQTKRH, from the coding sequence ATGGAGGAGCGGGCCTCATTGCCGCCACCACCTCCTCCACAAGGTTATTCCGACAACGATGACAATTCAAAACCTAAATTACCTGATATTGGTCCCGGCACATATGTTGTCCAAGTTCCTAAGGACCAAATCTACCGCGTTCCACCACCGGAAAATGCTCGTATTGCGGAGCTTCATCGAAGTTCTCCGGCTAAGGAGACAAATCGGTCACATTGTTGGTGTTTTGTGTTCATCATAATCTTCCTCGTTGTTGTGATTATTATTGGAGGCCTTCTAGGTGGCCTTTTCTCCATTGTACTTACACCAAAGGACCCAAGATTTTCAATCCAACACTTTCTCTTACATAGCAAGCCCCATCCACAATACAAAATTACTTTAGAAGTCCACAATCCAAATTCAAATGTGGGAATTTTGTATAAAGAAGGAGGAGACGTATCCCTTTCTTTAAAACGACAAAAAATTGCTTCAAGTGCCTATCCAACTTTCTCTCAAGACCGTCATAATTCAACGGAATTTGAGATAACATTAAAAAGTTCAACATCTAAATTGCCTAAGGAGGTGGAAGAAAGCATGACAAATGATAAAAAAAGAGTGCATGTTACATTTTCCTTATCAATTCATGTCCAAGCAAAAATGAAATTGGGCTTGTTGCATAGTGGGTCAATGAAATACGATGTTTCGTGCCAAGTAAAGGTGGATACATTGGCACAAAGCACTCATGTAGTTTCTCAACAATGTCAAACTAAACGACATTAG
- the LOC101514591 gene encoding probable trehalose-phosphate phosphatase J: MTNQNNNVVRPEVNSCINTLISGPESMAVLGEFLGFSHSNFIKRLDLEGANVNAWIDLMRAASPTRSENQEKSSWILYHPSAIKLFDEIIYSAKGKEIVFFLDYDGTLSPIVADPDKAFMTRKMRATLKDIARHFPTAIVTGRCRDKVFNFVKLAELYYAASHGMDIMGPTKNGSAVKSNNNNNTNKAVLFQPAGQFLPMIDEVYKILLEKTKCVPGAKVENNKFCLSVHFRCVDEKSWAPLAEKVRLVLNEYPKLRLTQGRKVLEIRPTIKWDKGKALEFLLESLGYENSNDVFPIYIGDDRTDEDAFKVLRRRGQGVGILVSSVPKETDASYTLQDPSEVEHFLRRLVEWKRSSNVNPTSA, encoded by the exons atgaCGAACCAGAATAATAATGTAGTAAGACCTGAAGTTAATTCATGCATTAACACTCTTATTTCTGGACCTGAATCCATGGCTGTTCTTGGTGAGTTTTTGGGTTTCTCTCATAGTAATTTTATAAAGAGGTTGGATTTGGAAGGAGCTAACGTTAATGCTTGGATTGATTTAATGAGAGCTGCTTCTCCAACTCGTTcagaaaatcaagaaaaaagtTCTTGGATT CTTTATCATCCTTCAGCGATTAAATTGTTTGATGAGATAATATATAGTGCAAAGGGAAAGGAGATTGTGTTTTTTCTTGACTATGATGGAACTCTCTCACCGATTGTTGCGGATCCAGATAAAGCTTTCATGACTagaaag ATGAGAGCAACGCTTAAGGACATAGCAAGACATTTTCCAACAGCCATCGTGACTGGAAGGTGCAGAGACAAG gtatttaattttgtaaaattagcAGAACTATACTACGCAGCAAGCCATGGCATGGATATAATGGGACCGACAAAAAACGGAAGTGCTGTGAAA agtaataataataataatactaacaaAGCAGTGCTGTTCCAACCTGCTGGTCAATTCTTGCCTATGATTGATGAG gtgtacaaaatattgttagaaaaaaCAAAGTGTGTTCCAGGAGCTAAGGTAGAGAACAACAAATTTTGCTTGTCCGTGCACTTCCGTTGTGTTGACGAAAAG AGTTGGGCTCCTTTGGCGGAGAAAGTTAGATTGGTGCTAAATGAATACCCAAAACTTAGGCTTACACAAGGGAGAAAAGTGCTGGAGATTCGTCCCACCATTAAATGGGACAAAGGCAAGGCTCTTGAATTTTTGTTGGAATCGTTAG GATACGAGAATTCTAATGATGTATTTCCAATTTATATCGGTGATGATCGAACTGATGAGGATGCTTTTAAG GTTTTGCGAAGAAGGGGTCAAGGGGTTGGGATTCTTGTTTCTAGTGTTCCAAAAGAAACAGACGCTTCCTACACACTGCAAGATCCATCAGAG GTTGAGCATTTTTTGCGGCGATTGGTGGAATGGAAAAGATCGAGTAATGTGAACCCCACAAGCGCATAG